A portion of the Pseudoalteromonas luteoviolacea genome contains these proteins:
- the hrpA gene encoding ATP-dependent RNA helicase HrpA, with product MDLKSLYSDIPFCLKKDQFLFRKRLQGVKKIADEKKQQKVVAQIGESIARSQQLKTQRQEGLPQVTYPESLPVSQKKEDIKKAIAENQVVIVAGETGSGKTTQLPKICLELGRGIDGYIGHTQPRRLAARSVANRIAEEVGCQLGEEVGFKIRFSDQVSDRSYVKLMTDGILLAEIQQDRFLNQYDTIIIDEAHERSLNIDFILGYLKNLLPKRPDLKVIITSATIDPERFSKHFNDAPIIEVSGRTFPVEVRYRPVIDVSGEESEAENDQLQGIFDAVDELCEAGSGDILIFMNGEREIRDTADALSKRNLKGVEILPLFARLSNAEQNRIFAAHSHRRIVLATNVAETSLTVPGIRYVIDPGTARISRYSYRTKVQRLPIEAVSQASANQRMGRCGRVAAGICIRLYSEEDFLGRPEFTDPEILRTNLASVILQMLALGLGDIAKFPFVQAPDSRNIKDGMALLEELGAVKPASRRENAKLTQDGRKLSRLPIDPRLAKMVMASVQQGALNEVIVIAAALSIQDPRERPQEKRGAADEKHGRFDDPNSDFMAFLNLWQYLEEQQEALSRSQFRKQCQKDFLAYMRIREWQDIVYQLKTVCDEMDFKGSGNEAGFDAIHQSLLSGMLSHIGMKDEKQHYKGARNSLFHIFPGSALFKKSPKWLMSAELVETSKLYARINAKIDLAWVAPLAQHLVKRSYSEPHWEKKQGAVIAFEQQTLYGLTIVSRKRTVYSQIDPVISRALFIKEALIGQQLGQKSQFLEYNQSLVDEIQSLENKARRRDILVDEQAMFEFYDQRIPSDVNNRATFNHWFKKQSDKRVLHMSRESLMQHDADKVTAFDYPDIWQQGNLTLPLNYHFEPGKAVDGVTVNIPLALLNQVQNEGFDWHIPALRHELICALIKSLPKTLRRNFVPAPNYADAVLASIEPLQGPLLESLATRLLRMTGVKVSETDWDIGSLENHLKMQFEVVDDAGKVIAHGFDLDALKEKLQGKVSQTLSKVAEKGIEQEELTEWVFGELPKEYTKTQGGYEIKAFPALVDKKDSTAITLFDHPEKAAQAHRLGLRRLVLLNIPSPVKYLQQHLPNKAKLGLYFNPFGKIHDLISDCTAAGVDSLLKQFDTVRDEAEFERAKEFIRGELGDKVVQIASQVEQVLSIAHSVNKRMKGRVDLTMITAHGDIKSQLESLIFRGFVSEHGADKITDLLRYLKAIEKRLEKLPVDPNRDRLCVLELEKVSELYAQKCNKVPKGMPVPENLAHIFWMIQELRVSLFAQTLGTPYPISSKRVTNALNELDL from the coding sequence GTGGACTTAAAGTCGTTGTATTCAGATATTCCTTTTTGCTTAAAGAAGGACCAGTTTTTATTTAGAAAACGTCTGCAAGGTGTTAAAAAAATAGCCGATGAGAAAAAGCAACAAAAAGTGGTTGCTCAGATCGGTGAGTCCATTGCGCGAAGCCAGCAGTTGAAGACCCAGCGTCAAGAGGGGCTACCTCAAGTTACCTATCCTGAATCCTTACCAGTAAGCCAGAAAAAAGAAGACATAAAGAAAGCGATTGCTGAGAATCAAGTGGTTATCGTAGCCGGTGAAACGGGCTCAGGCAAAACGACTCAATTACCAAAAATTTGTCTTGAGCTTGGCCGTGGTATCGATGGTTATATTGGTCATACGCAGCCCCGTCGACTTGCAGCTAGAAGTGTCGCCAATCGTATCGCAGAAGAGGTAGGTTGTCAGCTTGGTGAAGAGGTTGGTTTTAAAATCCGATTTAGTGATCAAGTTTCTGACAGAAGTTACGTTAAGCTGATGACAGATGGTATTTTACTGGCAGAAATTCAACAAGATAGATTTTTAAATCAATACGACACCATCATAATTGATGAAGCACACGAGCGAAGCCTTAATATCGACTTTATTCTGGGTTATCTGAAGAACTTACTTCCAAAGCGTCCAGATCTTAAAGTGATTATTACATCTGCAACCATTGATCCCGAGCGTTTTTCAAAGCACTTTAACGATGCTCCAATTATTGAAGTATCAGGAAGAACTTTCCCGGTTGAAGTACGCTATCGCCCCGTAATCGACGTGTCTGGTGAAGAAAGTGAAGCTGAAAATGACCAGCTACAGGGGATATTTGACGCAGTAGATGAACTGTGTGAAGCCGGCTCCGGTGATATTCTCATTTTCATGAATGGCGAGCGAGAAATCCGTGATACAGCTGATGCATTATCAAAGCGCAATTTAAAAGGCGTTGAAATTTTACCGTTGTTTGCGCGTTTATCTAATGCGGAGCAAAACCGAATATTTGCGGCGCACAGTCATCGTCGAATAGTGCTTGCTACTAACGTAGCTGAAACATCATTGACAGTTCCTGGTATTCGATATGTTATAGATCCAGGCACCGCACGTATAAGTCGTTATAGCTACCGAACAAAAGTACAACGTCTACCGATAGAAGCGGTTTCTCAAGCGAGTGCAAACCAGAGAATGGGCCGATGCGGCCGTGTCGCTGCGGGTATCTGTATTCGTCTGTACTCTGAGGAAGACTTCTTAGGGCGACCAGAATTTACTGATCCTGAGATCCTGCGTACCAATCTTGCATCAGTCATTTTGCAGATGCTTGCGCTTGGTCTTGGTGATATCGCAAAGTTCCCATTTGTTCAGGCGCCAGATAGTCGCAATATCAAAGATGGTATGGCGTTGCTTGAAGAGCTGGGAGCCGTTAAGCCTGCTTCGCGCAGAGAAAACGCCAAGTTGACTCAAGATGGTAGAAAGTTAAGCCGTTTACCTATTGATCCGCGTCTGGCAAAAATGGTGATGGCATCAGTACAACAAGGCGCTTTAAACGAAGTGATCGTTATTGCTGCGGCGCTCTCCATTCAAGACCCTAGAGAAAGGCCTCAAGAAAAGCGCGGAGCGGCAGATGAAAAGCATGGCCGCTTTGACGACCCAAATTCAGACTTTATGGCGTTTTTGAATCTGTGGCAATATTTAGAAGAGCAGCAAGAGGCGCTGTCGCGAAGCCAATTTAGAAAGCAATGTCAAAAAGACTTTTTGGCCTATATGCGGATCCGTGAATGGCAAGACATCGTTTACCAATTAAAAACAGTGTGCGACGAAATGGACTTTAAAGGTTCAGGCAACGAAGCAGGTTTTGATGCCATCCACCAATCTTTGCTGAGCGGCATGCTCAGTCATATTGGTATGAAAGACGAAAAGCAGCACTATAAAGGAGCAAGAAACAGTTTGTTCCATATTTTCCCAGGCTCTGCATTATTTAAGAAAAGTCCAAAATGGCTAATGTCGGCCGAGCTTGTTGAAACAAGTAAGCTTTATGCAAGGATCAATGCAAAAATTGACTTGGCATGGGTTGCTCCTTTGGCGCAACATTTGGTGAAGCGCAGTTACAGTGAGCCTCATTGGGAGAAAAAGCAAGGTGCAGTCATCGCGTTTGAACAACAAACGCTTTATGGTTTGACCATCGTTTCTAGAAAGCGCACTGTTTACAGCCAAATTGATCCAGTTATTAGCCGGGCGTTATTCATTAAAGAGGCGCTTATCGGCCAGCAGCTGGGACAAAAATCACAGTTCTTAGAATACAACCAGTCACTTGTTGACGAGATCCAATCATTAGAAAATAAAGCCAGACGCCGAGATATTTTGGTGGATGAGCAAGCAATGTTTGAATTCTATGACCAGCGCATTCCCAGTGATGTAAATAACCGAGCTACATTTAATCACTGGTTTAAAAAGCAAAGTGATAAACGTGTGTTGCATATGAGCAGAGAATCATTAATGCAACACGATGCTGACAAAGTCACCGCTTTTGATTATCCAGATATTTGGCAGCAAGGTAATTTGACGCTACCTCTTAATTATCATTTTGAACCTGGAAAAGCGGTTGACGGTGTGACCGTCAATATTCCTTTAGCCCTTTTGAATCAAGTTCAAAATGAAGGTTTTGATTGGCATATACCTGCGCTGAGGCATGAGTTGATCTGTGCACTCATTAAGAGCTTACCTAAGACTCTGCGCAGAAACTTTGTACCCGCACCTAACTATGCTGACGCGGTGTTAGCCTCGATTGAGCCACTGCAAGGGCCTTTGCTTGAATCTTTGGCGACTAGGTTGTTACGTATGACTGGTGTTAAAGTTAGTGAAACTGATTGGGATATAGGCTCGCTTGAAAACCACTTGAAGATGCAATTTGAAGTGGTCGATGATGCAGGAAAAGTGATTGCTCATGGTTTTGATTTAGATGCACTTAAAGAGAAGCTTCAGGGTAAAGTGTCTCAAACTTTATCTAAGGTGGCTGAAAAGGGCATTGAGCAAGAAGAGCTCACTGAGTGGGTTTTCGGCGAATTACCCAAAGAGTACACCAAAACACAGGGCGGTTATGAAATTAAGGCTTTTCCAGCACTGGTTGATAAAAAAGACAGTACCGCGATAACGTTATTTGACCACCCTGAGAAAGCTGCTCAAGCACACCGTTTAGGCCTGCGTAGACTGGTACTGCTCAATATCCCTTCACCGGTTAAATATTTGCAACAACACCTACCTAACAAAGCGAAGTTAGGTTTGTATTTCAATCCATTTGGTAAAATTCATGATTTGATTTCAGATTGCACAGCGGCTGGAGTAGATAGCTTGCTTAAACAGTTTGATACCGTTAGAGATGAAGCCGAATTTGAGCGCGCGAAAGAGTTTATTCGCGGTGAACTTGGCGATAAAGTGGTGCAAATTGCTTCGCAAGTTGAGCAAGTACTAAGTATCGCACACAGTGTGAATAAGCGTATGAAAGGGCGTGTAGATTTGACTATGATAACCGCACATGGTGATATCAAATCTCAGCTTGAATCACTGATATTCAGAGGGTTTGTCAGTGAGCACGGTGCTGATAAAATTACAGATTTATTGCGTTATTTGAAAGCAATTGAAAAGCGGTTAGAAAAATTACCTGTTGATCCTAACCGAGATCGTTTATGCGTACTAGAGTTAGAAAAGGTAAGTGAGCTTTATGCGCAAAAGTGTAATAAGGTACCAAAGGGCATGCCTGTACCTGAAAATCTAGCACATATTTTTTGGATGATTCAGGAACTAAGAGTGTCATTATTCGCTCAAACATTAGGTACGCCTTATCCGATTTCATCTAAGCGTGTTACGAATGCACTAAATGAATTGGATTTATAG
- a CDS encoding response regulator, whose product MSTQQRRSRTPHVLVVDDEYFNYEMLSMALSDAFKFSYAESGISCLSNAIADPPDVILLDVCMPGLDGYDTCRMLKNTPETKDIPVMMVSGLESEQEKQAGYEAGCDEYVVKPFAMQSLLEKIKNMV is encoded by the coding sequence ATGTCCACGCAGCAAAGACGGAGTAGAACACCGCATGTGCTAGTTGTTGATGATGAGTACTTTAACTACGAGATGTTGTCGATGGCTTTGTCGGATGCGTTTAAATTCAGTTATGCAGAATCTGGGATCAGTTGCTTGTCAAATGCAATAGCTGATCCACCAGACGTTATTTTATTGGACGTTTGCATGCCTGGTTTAGACGGGTATGACACTTGCCGCATGTTGAAAAATACACCCGAAACCAAAGATATACCGGTAATGATGGTCTCAGGTTTGGAATCTGAGCAAGAAAAACAAGCAGGATATGAAGCGGGTTGTGATGAATATGTTGTTAAACCATTTGCCATGCAATCGCTTTTGGAAAAAATAAAAAATATGGTCTAG
- a CDS encoding PilZ domain-containing protein, whose protein sequence is MIHEDKRRFMRMMVNAQAEVTVSQSGEKFLGTCQDLSATGLSVEIEQPLEVGELVTVFINSKSTTIPPFNASAKVVRCSSDENATDRYVVGLEIVQFN, encoded by the coding sequence ATGATCCATGAAGATAAACGTCGCTTTATGCGCATGATGGTCAATGCGCAGGCTGAGGTTACAGTTAGTCAATCTGGAGAAAAATTTCTTGGTACATGTCAGGATCTCAGTGCGACAGGCTTGTCGGTAGAGATTGAACAGCCGCTTGAAGTTGGTGAGCTGGTAACTGTATTCATTAACAGCAAAAGTACCACTATCCCGCCTTTTAATGCCAGTGCTAAAGTTGTTCGATGTAGTAGCGATGAAAATGCAACTGACAGATATGTTGTAGGTCTAGAAATCGTCCAATTTAATTAG
- a CDS encoding ATP-binding protein, producing the protein MKLTLRRKLLAILLLVNAVLISAVYYANQLAFEKSFKEYLQNSSRAKLTALLPTIRENFDKYGQDWMTRRSPHWTRLVGEYHGRSQAEIDEMVKRPSRRGPPRHHRPESSSPNTDAKPPERRAGREERPPRHMRGAQSRLVFKSATGELLKGRKDSKNTTLWVEVYQSDDNTGQLLGFIGLENGLEISNSLDSLFASRQQHWFLGIAVIAMLVSSLLAIPFSRFLVAPVLSLRAAAKKIAAGNYEPPFKSFSKDELGLLAKDLNTLAITLADNLQSRQQWIADISHELRTPIAVFKAELEGMIDGIIESDEAQLHSLYDEINRLTKLVDDLHQLSMSDRGSLSYHMQECDITEIIGHTFDSHLATLKSKHFEWTIEGQPGTMLYCDEARLLQLFGNFMQNTLRYTDSSETLPGKIRVLITMQKDQVLIRWQDSSPSVEPELLPKLFDRLYRVDKARDRASGGSGLGLAICASIVQAHSGTITATASELCGVSVDVTLPVTK; encoded by the coding sequence ATGAAGTTAACCCTAAGAAGAAAGCTGCTTGCGATTTTGTTGTTAGTAAATGCAGTGCTTATATCTGCGGTGTATTATGCAAATCAGCTCGCTTTTGAAAAGAGTTTCAAAGAATATTTGCAAAATAGCAGCCGAGCTAAATTGACCGCGTTATTGCCAACTATCAGAGAAAACTTTGACAAGTATGGTCAAGATTGGATGACTAGACGAAGCCCGCATTGGACAAGGTTAGTTGGTGAATATCACGGGCGCTCTCAGGCTGAAATAGATGAAATGGTAAAACGTCCATCTCGACGCGGGCCACCAAGACATCACAGGCCGGAAAGTAGTTCACCAAATACAGATGCGAAGCCACCAGAGCGAAGAGCAGGAAGAGAAGAACGTCCCCCAAGGCACATGCGTGGGGCGCAGTCTCGATTGGTGTTCAAGTCCGCTACCGGTGAATTACTAAAAGGTAGAAAAGATAGCAAAAACACGACGCTTTGGGTTGAAGTGTATCAAAGCGATGATAACACTGGACAACTTCTTGGCTTTATAGGGCTTGAAAATGGGCTTGAAATTAGTAACTCGTTAGACTCATTGTTTGCAAGCAGGCAGCAACACTGGTTTTTAGGCATAGCGGTTATAGCTATGTTGGTAAGTAGCTTATTGGCAATCCCTTTCAGCCGCTTTTTGGTTGCGCCAGTCTTGTCACTCAGGGCTGCGGCGAAAAAGATAGCTGCTGGTAATTATGAGCCGCCATTTAAATCATTCAGTAAAGACGAACTAGGGTTACTGGCGAAAGATTTGAATACATTAGCAATCACGTTGGCAGACAATCTGCAATCTCGTCAACAATGGATAGCCGATATTTCGCATGAATTAAGAACACCAATTGCTGTTTTTAAGGCCGAACTTGAAGGCATGATCGATGGCATTATCGAGTCTGATGAGGCGCAATTGCATTCGCTTTATGATGAGATTAATCGATTAACAAAGTTAGTTGATGATTTGCATCAGCTCTCTATGTCAGATAGAGGCTCACTTAGTTACCATATGCAAGAATGTGATATCACAGAGATCATTGGGCATACATTTGATTCGCATTTAGCTACACTGAAAAGCAAGCATTTTGAGTGGACCATTGAAGGCCAACCTGGAACGATGCTTTATTGTGACGAGGCAAGGTTGCTGCAACTATTTGGCAATTTTATGCAAAATACATTACGTTACACAGATTCAAGTGAAACATTACCGGGCAAGATAAGGGTGCTGATCACCATGCAAAAGGACCAAGTGCTGATCCGTTGGCAAGATAGTAGCCCTAGTGTAGAGCCCGAATTATTGCCCAAGTTGTTTGATAGGCTTTATCGCGTTGATAAAGCTCGGGATCGGGCATCTGGAGGCTCTGGTCTTGGCCTCGCAATTTGTGCAAGCATAGTGCAAGCGCACAGCGGAACAATAACTGCTACCGCAAGTGAGTTGTGCGGCGTAAGTGTTGATGTGACATTACCAGTAACAAAATAA
- a CDS encoding response regulator, with product MIKQKVLIIEDEEKLAIILGKYLEQAGYEFDIVMDGADALSKVRTYGPDIILLDLMLPSVDGIEICTQVRKDSEVPIIMTTAKVEEIDRLLGLEVGADDYVCKPYSPKEVVARVKAILRRTNNSLPIQTGLILDEETLFVNYNGQRTDLTHVEFMLLQTMFRHPGRVYNRARLMDSIYDDDRVVSDRTIDSHIKKIRKKLQDIAPESEFIHSIYGVGYKFEVM from the coding sequence ATGATTAAGCAGAAAGTCCTTATCATTGAAGATGAAGAGAAGCTTGCCATAATTTTAGGTAAATATTTGGAACAAGCAGGCTATGAGTTTGATATCGTGATGGATGGTGCTGATGCGCTCAGCAAAGTACGAACGTATGGACCAGACATTATTCTCTTAGATTTGATGCTGCCATCTGTTGATGGCATTGAAATTTGTACACAAGTCCGTAAAGACTCTGAAGTGCCAATCATAATGACCACAGCGAAGGTTGAAGAAATAGATCGCTTACTAGGCTTAGAAGTCGGCGCGGATGACTATGTTTGCAAGCCATACAGTCCAAAAGAAGTGGTTGCAAGGGTTAAGGCCATATTGAGACGTACAAACAACAGCTTGCCGATTCAAACGGGTTTGATACTTGATGAAGAGACGTTGTTCGTAAATTACAATGGACAACGCACTGATTTAACGCATGTTGAGTTCATGTTGCTACAAACCATGTTTAGGCATCCTGGACGTGTTTATAATCGAGCAAGGCTAATGGATTCAATTTATGACGATGATCGCGTTGTAAGTGATAGAACGATTGATAGCCATATAAAAAAAATAAGGAAAAAACTTCAAGATATAGCACCAGAAAGTGAGTTTATTCATTCGATATATGGTGTTGGCTATAAATTTGAAGTGATGTAA
- a CDS encoding Tim44 domain-containing protein, with amino-acid sequence MKQFFVLLTIVSMLFATAFDAEARKKFGGKKKGKTHQTSTVQQKKQVDTKSLAAQQGAKKKSSKKGIMAGVLGGLLAGGLIAAMMGDDFEGFQFLEMILFAIAAFILFKVIMGFIRKKQQPQMAGAPNFAQQQNQPFSQPQQFQANQTAGGFGTQQDVPFNLPRDFDVNGFLQGARSHYQTIQTAWNKKDYATMSEYLSPELVEEFRQEREQQGDVATEVMFVDAELARADVSAEKWEISVMFRGKYRDQGDMQEEPIHEIWHLERKNQGDAPWLIVGVEDLIES; translated from the coding sequence ATGAAACAATTTTTTGTTTTATTGACTATCGTTTCAATGTTGTTTGCAACTGCTTTTGACGCTGAAGCGCGTAAAAAGTTTGGCGGCAAGAAAAAAGGTAAAACACATCAAACTTCGACTGTGCAGCAAAAGAAGCAAGTGGATACTAAATCACTGGCTGCACAACAAGGTGCAAAGAAAAAATCAAGCAAAAAAGGCATTATGGCTGGCGTGTTAGGTGGCCTTTTAGCTGGTGGTCTAATAGCAGCAATGATGGGTGATGACTTTGAAGGCTTCCAGTTTCTTGAAATGATTCTTTTCGCTATCGCAGCGTTTATATTGTTCAAGGTGATCATGGGCTTTATACGCAAAAAGCAACAGCCGCAAATGGCTGGCGCGCCAAATTTTGCTCAGCAGCAAAATCAGCCTTTCTCTCAGCCTCAACAGTTTCAGGCTAACCAAACTGCTGGCGGCTTTGGTACACAGCAAGATGTACCATTTAACTTACCTCGAGACTTCGATGTAAACGGCTTCCTTCAAGGCGCTCGTTCACATTATCAAACTATTCAAACAGCATGGAACAAAAAAGACTATGCGACAATGTCTGAATACCTTAGCCCTGAGCTTGTCGAAGAGTTCCGCCAAGAGCGTGAACAACAAGGCGACGTAGCAACTGAGGTTATGTTTGTTGATGCAGAACTTGCTCGTGCAGATGTAAGCGCAGAAAAATGGGAAATAAGCGTTATGTTCCGCGGTAAATACCGCGACCAAGGCGATATGCAAGAAGAACCAATTCATGAAATCTGGCACTTAGAGCGTAAAAATCAAGGTGATGCACCTTGGCTAATCGTTGGTGTAGAAGATCTAATTGAAAGCTAA
- a CDS encoding DUF3379 family protein produces the protein MDDLEFRRRLFADPSDEQLVNEAKQDPAKKRLVDEVQDFDDMIGDALNVPVPDGLQAKLLANMHDQDTKTHSSDNVVKLAWYKRFTVPIASAASVALAVMVYFSTAVHAPLYAGEHALEHVYYEESALTLNKEVNLQVVNEKLAMLGAKFVSLPGKITYATFCNFKGQRSLHLIFQSDHGPMTVFIVPSERNDYRQGDTLFSDSRFSGSISKGANADTILVAKLGTPLEDYQGEVNNSLQWL, from the coding sequence ATGGATGATTTAGAATTTCGCCGTCGCCTGTTCGCCGATCCAAGCGATGAGCAATTAGTAAATGAAGCTAAGCAAGATCCAGCTAAAAAGCGCTTAGTTGACGAAGTGCAAGATTTTGATGACATGATAGGCGATGCGTTAAATGTACCTGTGCCAGATGGCTTGCAAGCTAAATTACTTGCAAACATGCACGACCAAGACACGAAAACTCACTCTTCCGACAACGTGGTAAAACTGGCTTGGTATAAACGCTTTACTGTGCCCATTGCCTCAGCTGCATCTGTTGCATTAGCTGTTATGGTGTATTTTAGCACTGCAGTACACGCACCACTGTATGCTGGAGAGCATGCGCTTGAACATGTTTATTACGAAGAAAGTGCGTTAACCTTGAACAAAGAAGTTAACCTTCAGGTAGTAAACGAAAAACTAGCGATGTTAGGCGCTAAGTTTGTATCTTTACCTGGAAAAATCACCTATGCAACATTCTGCAATTTTAAAGGCCAACGGAGCTTGCATTTAATTTTCCAATCTGATCATGGACCAATGACTGTATTTATTGTCCCAAGTGAAAGAAACGACTATCGCCAAGGCGATACTCTGTTTAGTGATAGTCGCTTCAGTGGTTCTATTAGTAAAGGCGCTAACGCAGACACGATTTTGGTGGCAAAGCTAGGTACACCACTCGAAGACTACCAAGGTGAAGTCAACAACTCCTTACAATGGCTATAA
- a CDS encoding sigma-70 family RNA polymerase sigma factor, whose amino-acid sequence MTQKQKRYESLVQVYHTELYRFAYWLCQDPTIAEDLVQETFLRAWRSLDALQDEKAAKSWLLTILRRENARRFERKQFDYADVENDTIVDTKSTALDDEMEQTVVQRQISQLAPEYREPLLLQVVMGCSGDEIAEILELNKNTVMTRLYRARNQLKEALTNVNESAKGASN is encoded by the coding sequence ATGACCCAAAAACAAAAACGTTACGAATCTTTGGTTCAGGTTTACCATACAGAGCTATATCGCTTTGCTTACTGGTTATGTCAGGACCCTACCATTGCAGAAGATTTGGTTCAGGAAACATTCCTACGTGCATGGCGCTCACTAGATGCACTGCAGGATGAAAAAGCCGCCAAATCTTGGTTATTAACCATATTACGACGAGAGAACGCCCGTCGTTTTGAACGCAAACAATTTGACTATGCTGATGTAGAAAACGACACAATTGTCGACACTAAAAGTACAGCATTGGATGATGAAATGGAGCAAACTGTTGTGCAAAGACAGATCAGTCAGTTAGCTCCTGAGTATAGAGAGCCTTTACTACTTCAAGTAGTTATGGGTTGCTCTGGTGATGAAATTGCCGAAATTTTAGAGTTAAATAAAAACACAGTAATGACCAGATTATATAGAGCGAGAAATCAGCTAAAAGAGGCATTAACTAACGTGAACGAATCAGCAAAGGGGGCATCAAACTGA
- a CDS encoding BatD family protein: MVMRFAFCFILFAVALPALAIDRLTASVDKNPVLVGEYFTLTIEANGKVSGQMPDTSAISKNFVTGPISTSSRTQIVNGSMSSATSWQMQVMSRSAGEFTIPAFDISGTKSQPINLRVVARESDESQQKDVFVTTELSPESLYVQQAALYTVKLFIGKDLLDAQMTQPMMDEGSITPMGQQEESYEVLDGRRYRVITRKYLVQPQKSGSFTIEGPIFNGQVREGYRRMAVSAVGDAIDIEVKPIPDDYRGAWLPSELVNLAEEWQPEDKQVIVGSPITRTFTLTALGITKEQMPDLDIPSVDGFRIYPDETDRNQMARDGRVISQMVASYALLPQKPGKYTLPEIQLPWFNTVINRIQYATLPARTIEVIADPNQPQQPVVQPQTNAITQPVAPPSEPEPTIIYKDSEKSWLDWLIMCLGYVLWLATLLTFLFKKSPAPLQTSSTNDQATVTTDAQTKLKLLGKVAKQNDLRQFYTLLRAYVELEYQQSLKAWLSQQPTEIREEIAKLQASLYSSNKQQVELVTLYNYMNKIKKRSKSDAKIHLETLY, encoded by the coding sequence ATGGTAATGCGATTTGCTTTCTGTTTTATTTTATTCGCTGTCGCGCTGCCCGCTTTGGCCATAGACAGACTCACAGCCAGTGTCGATAAAAACCCTGTATTGGTTGGGGAATACTTTACTTTAACCATCGAAGCTAATGGTAAGGTATCAGGTCAAATGCCTGATACCTCAGCAATTTCAAAAAACTTTGTGACTGGACCGATTAGTACCAGCTCTCGTACCCAAATAGTTAATGGCAGTATGAGCAGTGCAACAAGCTGGCAAATGCAAGTCATGTCTCGAAGTGCTGGAGAGTTCACTATTCCCGCATTCGATATTTCTGGAACAAAATCTCAACCAATTAATTTACGCGTTGTAGCTAGGGAATCTGATGAGAGCCAACAAAAAGATGTTTTCGTCACTACTGAGCTGTCGCCAGAATCCTTATATGTGCAACAGGCAGCTCTATATACTGTAAAGTTGTTTATTGGCAAAGATTTGCTTGATGCCCAAATGACTCAGCCTATGATGGATGAGGGTTCTATTACCCCTATGGGTCAGCAGGAAGAGAGCTATGAAGTACTCGATGGCCGCCGCTATCGAGTGATAACTAGGAAATACCTTGTTCAACCGCAAAAAAGTGGTAGCTTCACTATTGAAGGTCCAATTTTTAATGGCCAAGTTCGTGAAGGCTATCGCCGAATGGCTGTGAGTGCAGTGGGAGATGCAATTGATATTGAAGTCAAGCCAATCCCAGACGATTACAGAGGCGCATGGTTACCTAGTGAGTTGGTCAACCTAGCCGAAGAATGGCAACCAGAAGATAAACAAGTAATTGTCGGTTCACCAATTACCAGAACTTTTACACTTACTGCACTCGGTATTACTAAGGAGCAGATGCCAGACCTAGATATTCCCAGTGTAGATGGCTTTAGAATTTACCCAGATGAAACAGACAGAAATCAGATGGCTAGAGATGGGCGCGTTATTTCACAAATGGTTGCATCCTATGCCCTACTCCCCCAAAAGCCTGGTAAATATACGCTACCCGAAATACAGCTTCCATGGTTTAACACTGTGATAAACCGCATTCAGTATGCTACTTTGCCTGCGCGAACTATAGAAGTTATCGCAGACCCAAATCAGCCACAACAGCCAGTAGTCCAGCCGCAAACTAATGCCATCACTCAGCCTGTGGCCCCCCCCTCTGAACCAGAGCCAACGATCATCTACAAAGACTCAGAAAAGTCTTGGTTAGACTGGTTGATAATGTGTTTGGGGTATGTACTTTGGTTAGCTACGCTTCTGACTTTTTTGTTTAAAAAGTCACCAGCACCACTACAGACTTCATCTACAAATGATCAAGCAACGGTTACTACTGATGCACAGACGAAGCTAAAACTATTAGGAAAGGTAGCAAAGCAGAATGACCTCAGACAATTTTATACGCTATTGCGTGCTTATGTTGAGCTCGAGTATCAACAATCACTGAAAGCGTGGCTTAGCCAACAACCAACCGAAATTAGGGAAGAAATTGCAAAGTTGCAAGCATCCCTTTATAGTTCAAATAAACAGCAAGTTGAACTCGTAACGCTATACAATTATATGAATAAAATTAAAAAGCGTTCAAAATCAGACGCTAAGATTCACCTAGAGACGCTTTACTAA